A genome region from Schistosoma mansoni, WGS project CABG00000000 data, supercontig 0169, strain Puerto Rico, whole genome shotgun sequence includes the following:
- a CDS encoding elongation factor 1-alpha (ef-1-alpha),putative, protein MPPDKEHINIVVIGHVESGKSTTTGHLIFKCGGIDKRAIEKNMITGTSQADCAMLIVAAGVGEFEAGISKNGQTREHALLAYTLGVKQLIIAINKMDCTEPPFF, encoded by the exons ATGCCTCCTGATAAAGAACATATTAACATAGTGGTTATTGGGCATGTAGAGAGTGGAAAATCCACTACTACCGGACATCTCATTTTCAAATGCGGTGGCATTGACAAACGTGCTATTGAAAA GAATATGATCACAGGAACAAGTCAAGCTGACTGTGCAATGCTGATTGTCGCGGCTGGTGTTGGTGAGTTTGAAGCTGGAATTTCCAAAAACGGTCAGACAAGAGAACACGCATTGCTGGCATACACATTGGGCGTCAAACAGTTGATCATCGCTATCAACAAAATGGACTGCACAGAACCTCCTTTTTTCTGA